In Pseudoalteromonas xiamenensis, the following are encoded in one genomic region:
- a CDS encoding CLCA_X family protein, with amino-acid sequence MYRMGPDYRFNDQVDFSDIKETFGFNTIKIGHWVTKEERLFAANLIYDAFADLSLILNVPSKLLGLRQTLNLAYGTGGQLGVQAHYAAHSRTLALAKNAGKGALAHEWWHAFDHYICKFLFKDAHAIHFASSRWLDDAISNTHPLNQYLDNLFRQLFLSADQRNISLYVNKATSLDRQQKQFYYAKPEELSARAFEHFIASHTEIINPFLVNDVFGSCLEKQGGFPDRALAKRIEPLYLKYFNDLGCLLQRSL; translated from the coding sequence ATGTACAGAATGGGGCCTGACTATCGCTTTAATGACCAAGTGGATTTTTCGGATATTAAAGAAACGTTTGGCTTTAATACGATAAAAATCGGACATTGGGTCACCAAAGAAGAACGATTGTTTGCCGCTAATTTAATTTACGATGCTTTTGCTGACTTAAGTTTAATTTTAAATGTACCAAGTAAATTACTTGGCTTGCGACAAACGCTCAATCTAGCTTATGGCACCGGCGGTCAGCTAGGGGTTCAAGCTCATTACGCCGCTCATTCAAGAACGCTCGCATTGGCTAAAAACGCAGGAAAAGGCGCTCTTGCTCATGAGTGGTGGCACGCTTTTGACCACTATATCTGTAAATTTCTTTTTAAAGACGCCCACGCTATTCATTTTGCATCAAGCCGTTGGCTAGACGATGCGATATCGAACACTCATCCACTGAATCAATATTTAGACAACTTATTTAGACAGTTATTTCTATCAGCAGACCAACGAAACATCAGTCTGTATGTGAATAAAGCGACATCACTTGACCGACAACAAAAGCAATTTTATTACGCTAAACCAGAAGAACTTTCGGCTCGTGCCTTTGAACATTTCATTGCTTCACACACCGAGATTATCAATCCATTTTTAGTAAATGATGTGTTCGGAAGCTGTCTAGAAAAACAAGGCGGTTTTCCTGATCGTGCTCTTGCAAAACGGATCGAACCGCTTTACTTGAAATACTTTAACGACTTAGGTTGCTTGTTGCAGCGTAGCTTGTGA
- a CDS encoding M15 family metallopeptidase, whose translation MRIDLLELTGKTQTHLVQYDNVLVHQLAVGPLHALKQRAQSAGFELSIASGFRSFERQMFIWNNKFDGLRPVYSYEGKELDVNVLSVFERISAIMLFSALPGASRHHWGSDFDVYAKNLTSDAKPLQLTPAEYFHGDQAPFSLWLAEELKGSDFYFPYREFQGGVAEEPWHISFHPVASRYEQIMSINHVIEAIANTDVRGKEEIISHLPNLYAKFISNTCKFSS comes from the coding sequence ATGAGAATCGACTTACTAGAACTAACTGGAAAAACTCAAACGCATTTAGTTCAGTATGACAATGTTCTCGTTCATCAACTCGCGGTTGGGCCATTGCATGCATTAAAACAACGAGCACAGAGCGCAGGTTTTGAACTTAGTATTGCTTCGGGTTTTAGATCTTTTGAGCGACAAATGTTTATTTGGAACAACAAGTTCGATGGACTTAGACCGGTTTATTCGTATGAAGGCAAAGAACTTGATGTCAACGTGCTTAGCGTATTTGAACGTATAAGCGCCATTATGCTCTTTTCAGCGCTTCCTGGTGCAAGCCGACATCATTGGGGGTCTGATTTCGATGTATATGCAAAAAATCTCACCTCCGATGCGAAACCGCTCCAGCTTACACCCGCTGAATATTTCCATGGTGACCAAGCTCCTTTTTCATTGTGGTTAGCTGAGGAATTGAAAGGCTCAGACTTTTACTTTCCATATCGCGAGTTTCAAGGTGGAGTCGCCGAAGAGCCATGGCATATTAGCTTTCATCCTGTCGCCTCACGTTACGAGCAAATCATGTCAATTAACCATGTTATCGAAGCAATCGCTAACACTGACGTCAGAGGCAAAGAAGAAATCATCTCTCATTTACCTAACCTCTATGCCAAGTTTATTTCAAATACATGCAAATTTAGTTCGTAA
- the dcd gene encoding dCTP deaminase encodes MRLSDTHIKEAIATDRIIITPRPSDDMVSGITVDLRLGNKFRVFQDHAAPYVDLSGKKEEINAAMENIMSDEIEIAEGQAFFLHPGELALAMTYESVTLPDDLVGWLDGRSSLARLGLMVHVTAHRIDPGWSGNIVLEFYNSGKLPLALRPKMKIGALSFETMSSSAENPYNKRKDAKYKGQNSAVASRISDDN; translated from the coding sequence ATGAGACTCTCAGATACTCATATCAAAGAAGCGATTGCGACAGACCGAATCATTATTACCCCAAGGCCTAGTGATGATATGGTTTCGGGTATTACGGTGGATTTAAGACTTGGTAACAAATTCAGAGTTTTCCAAGATCACGCAGCACCTTATGTTGATTTGAGTGGTAAAAAAGAAGAAATCAACGCAGCGATGGAAAACATCATGAGCGATGAAATTGAAATTGCAGAGGGGCAAGCTTTTTTCCTGCATCCGGGCGAACTTGCGCTGGCCATGACGTATGAATCTGTGACATTGCCAGATGATTTGGTGGGATGGTTAGACGGTCGCTCATCTTTGGCTCGCCTTGGGCTTATGGTGCATGTGACTGCTCATCGAATTGATCCAGGTTGGTCAGGAAACATTGTTTTAGAATTTTACAACTCAGGCAAATTACCTTTAGCTTTAAGACCCAAAATGAAGATTGGTGCGTTAAGTTTTGAAACGATGAGTAGTTCAGCTGAAAATCCATACAACAAACGTAAAGACGCAAAATATAAAGGCCAAAATAGTGCCGTTGCAAGCCGAATAAGTGATGATAATTAA
- a CDS encoding EAL domain-containing protein — protein sequence MTQLDLSPSKITLEITESATIGNMNTIRGVFEDYRQIGVKMAIDDFGTGYSSLAYLTQLGFDELKIDKQFVMNMENIPSNQTICNATCDMSHSLGSSVVAEGVESQTAYLLLKKYGCDYGQGYYIARPMPFDEYVQWLGESITSYAATSNLSR from the coding sequence TTGACTCAACTTGATTTATCGCCGTCAAAAATAACCTTAGAAATTACTGAATCCGCTACGATTGGTAATATGAATACCATTCGCGGTGTATTTGAAGATTACCGTCAAATAGGCGTGAAGATGGCAATTGATGATTTTGGTACTGGCTACTCTTCGTTAGCGTATTTGACTCAGCTTGGGTTTGATGAGTTAAAAATAGATAAGCAATTCGTGATGAATATGGAAAACATACCTAGCAATCAAACGATTTGCAACGCAACGTGTGATATGTCGCACAGTTTAGGATCTTCAGTGGTCGCCGAAGGAGTTGAAAGTCAAACAGCGTATCTCTTACTAAAGAAATACGGTTGTGATTATGGGCAAGGGTACTATATTGCGCGTCCTATGCCTTTCGATGAATACGTACAGTGGCTAGGAGAATCCATCACAAGCTACGCTGCAACAAGCAACCTAAGTCGTTAA
- a CDS encoding EAL domain-containing protein: MRLRSVLCVLFFFVISLSILSRAQQSVPYSVMVWESGLQESHIENAIGAPDLSPLDEEAFFIDSTSVDYWLIVKTEESSPVIFTTSKPIGVSLVLFLYENGKVVESNEVNASSSSTPFIVIERPESQQVAVKLTSKAKTKITFSVVPQNVFVDQNNIRIAWNGLQAGLVAMIALIMVGFATVRKGERTIYGAIYFVGVALLSMSLTGISEVLIGPLPAQVVSDNNGFWLIIALFSSISYYRLTYQVRDFEPTIDAFIQGLRIAFVFLALLELWKGVPITLLFLSLTVTLVLNLGLVIRFSKTTSIKKVVLMAWFTLVGLVCYWIASQLFNSMPYRLVNVTQIAVTVHVILLCAAMLLREVQRQKTFVYYSLHDDETGSPNKNFLFRVLRQKMEENKEHSLLLFKAFVVEQTRINFGMDYAQKHLKILISKLNEQLSVLSKTPIEVTDSGPSYLFRLEDSVFAIIIEGKLELSTVEQFVCLLSSVFEEGVKYKGAQLVDQLEVGVANYPMHATSPDQIVQRALQAMSVKTMSADRWHIFDVANSVISERKLKISAALRDALESEQFELYLQPQVCLKTGQVYGAEALLRWHHPILGQIPPDQFIPIAESSGIIHSLTEWVVEKGLTYQKVLSEIYPEHVLSLNISGKDLARREPPCPLNYFIDST, from the coding sequence ATGCGATTGCGCTCAGTACTGTGTGTGCTGTTTTTCTTTGTGATCAGCCTTTCTATACTTTCTAGGGCACAGCAATCTGTTCCATATTCCGTTATGGTATGGGAAAGTGGATTACAAGAATCTCATATTGAAAATGCTATTGGCGCGCCGGATCTTTCTCCTTTGGATGAAGAAGCCTTTTTTATCGATTCTACATCGGTCGATTATTGGCTTATTGTTAAAACCGAAGAATCTAGTCCTGTCATCTTTACCACCTCGAAACCAATCGGTGTCTCGTTGGTGCTTTTCTTATATGAAAATGGAAAGGTGGTAGAAAGTAACGAGGTAAACGCCAGTTCTAGCTCGACTCCATTCATTGTTATCGAACGTCCCGAATCTCAGCAAGTTGCCGTGAAACTCACAAGTAAAGCGAAAACAAAAATCACGTTTTCTGTTGTACCTCAAAATGTATTTGTCGATCAAAACAATATACGAATAGCGTGGAACGGACTTCAAGCTGGTCTAGTCGCAATGATTGCGTTGATTATGGTTGGCTTCGCAACAGTCCGTAAAGGAGAGCGCACTATCTATGGTGCAATATACTTTGTGGGTGTCGCATTGCTTTCTATGTCTTTAACGGGGATTTCCGAAGTCTTAATCGGCCCGTTACCCGCGCAAGTAGTCAGCGACAACAATGGTTTTTGGTTAATCATCGCGCTGTTTTCGAGTATTTCTTATTACCGTCTTACGTACCAAGTAAGAGATTTTGAACCGACAATCGATGCATTTATTCAAGGACTCAGAATAGCATTTGTTTTTCTCGCATTATTGGAACTATGGAAAGGTGTACCAATCACTTTGTTATTCCTTTCTTTAACCGTCACGCTTGTCCTAAACCTTGGTCTTGTTATCCGATTCAGTAAGACAACGTCAATCAAGAAAGTTGTACTGATGGCTTGGTTTACTTTGGTTGGCTTAGTCTGTTACTGGATAGCCTCACAACTTTTTAATTCAATGCCTTACCGATTAGTTAACGTGACTCAAATTGCGGTTACCGTTCATGTCATTTTATTGTGCGCGGCTATGCTATTACGCGAAGTACAGCGTCAGAAAACATTTGTTTACTATTCGCTACACGATGATGAAACGGGTAGCCCAAACAAAAACTTCCTGTTTCGCGTACTTAGACAAAAAATGGAAGAAAACAAAGAACACTCGTTATTGCTTTTCAAAGCTTTTGTGGTTGAGCAAACGCGCATTAATTTTGGTATGGATTACGCACAGAAACATCTAAAGATACTGATTTCAAAGCTTAATGAACAATTATCGGTGTTGTCAAAAACACCCATTGAAGTAACAGACTCTGGTCCTTCCTATTTATTTAGATTGGAAGACAGTGTGTTCGCTATCATTATTGAGGGGAAATTAGAGCTTTCAACCGTTGAACAGTTTGTTTGTTTACTGTCTTCAGTGTTCGAAGAAGGTGTGAAGTATAAAGGAGCGCAGCTTGTTGATCAGCTTGAAGTCGGTGTGGCTAACTATCCAATGCATGCGACGTCACCTGATCAAATAGTACAACGTGCGTTACAAGCGATGTCCGTTAAAACAATGAGCGCTGATCGGTGGCATATATTCGATGTGGCCAATTCGGTAATCTCAGAAAGAAAACTCAAGATTTCTGCTGCACTTCGAGATGCGCTTGAAAGTGAGCAGTTTGAATTGTACCTGCAACCTCAAGTTTGCTTGAAGACAGGACAGGTTTATGGTGCTGAAGCCTTATTGCGCTGGCATCACCCAATTTTAGGGCAGATCCCACCAGACCAGTTTATTCCAATAGCCGAATCATCTGGGATTATCCATTCACTGACGGAGTGGGTGGTCGAGAAAGGCCTTACTTATCAAAAAGTGTTAAGTGAAATCTATCCTGAACACGTATTGTCACTCAATATTTCGGGTAAAGATTTAGCTCGAAGAGAGCCTCCCTGTCCACTTAATTACTTTATTGACTCAACTTGA
- a CDS encoding pyridoxal phosphate-dependent aminotransferase, producing MSRISKSNKLHGVCYDIRGPVLAQAKKMEEDGLKVLKLNIGNPAAFGFDMPEDMHRDIIRNLYSAQGYCDSKGLYSARVAVYQHYQQKKLPNISVDNIYIGNGVSELIQMVTQALLNDGDEVLIPAPDYPLWTASVKLAGGTPVHYLCDEEQDWFPDIADIRKKVTPKTKALVLINPNNPTGAVYSKALLEELVTVARENNLLILSDEIYEKILYEGVEHFSIAAMCEDLPVITFNGLAKTYRAAGLRMGWMVLSGKISRMMDLISGLDMLASMRLCANVPAQFAIQQALGGVQSIDQLIEPGGRLFEQRNIVSQSLNSIDGLSCVKPMGALYAFPKVDIAKFGIKDDEKMVLDLLREEKILLVHGRAFNWPKPDHFRVVFLPHKDELEPAMKRVERFFSHYKQS from the coding sequence ATGTCTAGAATTTCAAAGAGTAACAAATTACATGGCGTTTGTTACGACATCAGGGGTCCTGTTCTTGCACAAGCAAAGAAAATGGAAGAGGATGGCCTTAAAGTTTTAAAACTCAACATCGGCAATCCCGCCGCATTTGGGTTTGATATGCCTGAAGATATGCACCGAGATATCATCCGCAATCTTTACTCCGCGCAAGGTTACTGTGATTCTAAAGGCCTTTATTCAGCGCGCGTTGCTGTCTACCAACATTATCAGCAGAAAAAATTACCAAACATCAGCGTTGATAACATCTACATCGGCAACGGTGTTAGCGAACTTATCCAAATGGTTACGCAAGCGCTATTGAATGATGGTGATGAAGTATTAATTCCTGCGCCGGATTATCCACTCTGGACTGCTTCAGTAAAGTTAGCTGGCGGAACGCCTGTACACTATTTGTGTGACGAGGAACAAGACTGGTTCCCTGATATCGCCGACATTCGTAAAAAGGTGACGCCTAAAACAAAAGCGTTGGTACTGATAAACCCAAATAACCCGACAGGTGCAGTGTACAGCAAAGCGTTGCTAGAAGAACTCGTGACCGTAGCGCGAGAGAACAACTTATTGATCCTAAGCGACGAAATCTATGAAAAAATTCTCTATGAAGGCGTAGAGCATTTTTCTATCGCGGCAATGTGTGAAGACCTACCTGTTATCACGTTCAATGGACTCGCGAAAACCTATCGTGCAGCGGGTTTACGAATGGGATGGATGGTACTAAGTGGAAAAATTTCCAGAATGATGGACTTGATATCTGGACTGGATATGCTCGCATCAATGCGTTTATGTGCGAACGTACCTGCACAATTCGCAATCCAGCAGGCATTGGGTGGCGTTCAATCGATAGATCAGTTAATCGAACCAGGTGGTCGCTTATTCGAGCAACGAAATATCGTGTCACAGTCGCTTAATAGCATCGATGGATTAAGTTGTGTGAAACCGATGGGAGCTTTGTATGCGTTTCCAAAGGTAGATATAGCGAAGTTTGGTATTAAAGACGATGAGAAAATGGTTTTGGATTTGCTTCGAGAAGAGAAAATCCTGCTCGTTCATGGTCGCGCATTCAACTGGCCAAAGCCTGACCATTTCCGCGTGGTGTTCTTGCCTCACAAAGATGAGCTTGAACCCGCAATGAAACGCGTTGAGCGATTTTTTAGCCATTACAAACAGAGTTAA
- the apbC gene encoding iron-sulfur cluster carrier protein ApbC has protein sequence MFNIKKWFSSDDSTTSEIYAALSEFKSAECPLGIPKEWVTNVSAKSDSVEIKLTLPFAAKSLSETLSSFLSSTLAKSTSVATVVHLPDAPKFKQIQHIVLVASGKGGVGKSTTAINLAYALKQEGAKVGVLDGDIYGPSIPKLLGLEDAKPVASDDKTLLPLQKHGLVAQSIGFLVPASEATVWRGPMASQALNQLLNETAWGELDYLIVDMPPGTGDIQLTMSQKVPASGAVIVTTPQDLALADAQKGIAMFSKVNMPILGLIENMSYFICGHCGQESDVFGRNGGKQLAMRHGVPLIAEIPLHTAIREQGEKAQEALAEVPDIELNYRTCARILASTLYYQNLASNQVEILITDD, from the coding sequence ATGTTCAATATTAAAAAGTGGTTTTCGAGTGATGACTCGACAACTTCCGAAATTTATGCCGCACTGAGCGAGTTCAAAAGCGCTGAATGTCCCTTAGGAATTCCAAAAGAATGGGTGACTAATGTGTCTGCCAAATCGGATAGCGTCGAGATAAAATTAACTTTGCCATTTGCCGCGAAATCGCTCTCAGAGACGCTTTCTTCGTTTTTAAGTTCAACACTCGCAAAATCTACTTCAGTAGCCACAGTGGTTCACTTGCCAGACGCTCCCAAATTTAAACAAATTCAGCATATCGTGTTGGTTGCCTCTGGAAAAGGGGGCGTTGGAAAGTCAACGACGGCCATAAATTTAGCGTATGCGTTGAAACAGGAAGGCGCAAAAGTCGGTGTTCTTGATGGCGATATTTACGGGCCGTCTATTCCCAAATTGCTGGGTTTGGAAGACGCAAAACCAGTTGCGTCAGATGACAAAACACTGCTTCCGCTGCAAAAACACGGTTTGGTAGCTCAATCAATCGGGTTTCTGGTTCCAGCGAGTGAAGCAACGGTATGGCGCGGGCCAATGGCTTCTCAGGCTTTAAATCAATTACTAAATGAAACCGCGTGGGGCGAACTCGACTATCTTATCGTTGATATGCCACCTGGGACTGGTGACATACAGCTAACCATGTCACAAAAAGTGCCCGCGAGTGGTGCTGTTATTGTAACGACTCCACAAGATTTGGCGCTTGCGGATGCGCAAAAGGGCATCGCGATGTTTTCAAAAGTGAACATGCCAATACTCGGTTTAATTGAAAACATGAGCTACTTTATATGCGGCCATTGCGGACAAGAGTCAGACGTGTTCGGTCGTAACGGTGGTAAGCAATTGGCCATGCGCCATGGCGTACCGTTGATCGCCGAAATTCCACTTCATACTGCGATTCGAGAGCAAGGGGAAAAAGCGCAGGAAGCGCTCGCAGAAGTCCCTGATATCGAGCTAAACTACCGGACATGTGCGCGCATTTTGGCAAGTACACTTTATTATCAAAACTTGGCGAGTAACCAAGTAGAAATTCTTATAACGGATGACTAA
- a CDS encoding Hpt domain-containing protein: MNVTIDESALLSMQSLLGEQFNDTLVFCCSEFERLESEVMLALHGDMQSAIRNAHSLKSNAAQFGALSLSNTAREIEQALIKDEHELAKEIAQGLAEQVAGSKAKLNAWLDANG, encoded by the coding sequence ATGAATGTCACCATCGACGAAAGTGCACTTTTAAGCATGCAATCCCTTTTAGGAGAGCAGTTTAACGATACACTGGTTTTTTGTTGTAGTGAATTCGAGCGACTAGAATCAGAAGTGATGTTGGCGCTGCATGGTGACATGCAAAGTGCAATTCGAAATGCGCATAGCTTGAAGTCAAACGCAGCTCAATTTGGTGCGCTTAGCCTCAGCAATACTGCAAGAGAGATTGAACAGGCGTTAATTAAAGATGAGCATGAATTGGCAAAAGAAATTGCTCAAGGTCTTGCGGAGCAGGTTGCAGGTTCAAAGGCCAAACTAAACGCGTGGCTTGATGCAAATGGCTAG
- a CDS encoding tRNA-uridine aminocarboxypropyltransferase yields the protein MARAFCEQCGFIEKRCICDALIPKFENAIHLLVLRDKSETNHAKNTACLLPLVFSNTTIIDGDAKTIAEELKQINLENSAILYPSQSALILDDTKSAPQKINTLIILDGSWKKAFKLYMSVQTLQTLPCVSFKTVPQNLYRIRSTELSYSLSSFEASVYAIECLEKVQLTGHVSFFQKFIEKQIQLMPESLHSRYQGKP from the coding sequence TTGGCTAGAGCCTTTTGTGAGCAATGTGGATTTATAGAAAAGCGCTGTATTTGCGACGCTTTAATCCCTAAATTTGAAAATGCGATACATTTGTTGGTGTTACGCGACAAATCAGAAACTAACCATGCGAAAAACACCGCATGTTTGTTACCTTTGGTGTTTTCAAATACGACTATCATTGATGGCGATGCAAAGACAATTGCTGAGGAATTAAAGCAAATCAATTTGGAAAATTCAGCAATCCTTTATCCTTCACAAAGCGCATTAATATTAGACGATACTAAATCTGCACCACAAAAGATAAACACGCTAATCATCCTCGATGGCAGTTGGAAAAAAGCCTTCAAGCTCTACATGTCAGTACAGACGCTGCAAACTTTACCTTGTGTTAGCTTTAAGACCGTACCTCAAAATCTATATCGTATTCGTTCTACAGAACTTAGCTATAGCCTCTCTTCGTTTGAAGCAAGCGTATATGCTATAGAGTGCTTAGAAAAAGTACAGTTAACGGGACATGTGTCTTTTTTCCAAAAATTCATCGAAAAACAAATTCAACTTATGCCTGAGTCCCTTCACAGTCGCTATCAAGGTAAACCGTAA